In Syngnathus typhle isolate RoL2023-S1 ecotype Sweden linkage group LG14, RoL_Styp_1.0, whole genome shotgun sequence, one genomic interval encodes:
- the igfbp1a gene encoding insulin-like growth factor-binding protein 1a, with translation MLWGGFYVKHVVVAAVCSVLATGTVTMGSPVLAPEPIRCSPCTPERLSQCPPVDPGCAEVLREPGCGCCPACALAADELCGIYTAPCGSGLRCSPKPGDPRPLHSLTRGQAVCTESSEPKPTEELQTQDPGEQEAEMENVAVVSDPGFSYYLPGQTKPYDPRAAADAQESMKAKLVAIRKKLVEQGPCHIELQRALEKIAKSQQKLGDKLTRFYLPNCDKHGLYKAKQCESSLDGQRGRCWCVNSWNGKKILGSGELLADSECS, from the exons ATGCTTTGGGGTGGATTTTACGTGAAACACGTCGTGGTGGCAGCTGTGTGCTCCGTGCTGGCAACAGGGACAGTCACGATGGGGTCCCCGGTGTTGGCGCCGGAGCCGATCCGGTGCTCGCCGTGCACTCCCGAGAGGCTGAGCCAGTGTCCGCCGGTGGATCCCGGGTGCGCGGAGGTGCTGAGGGAGCCCGGCTGTGGATGTTGTCCCGCCTGCGCCCTGGCGGCCGATGAGCTCTGCGGCATCTACACGGCGCCGTGCGGCTCCGGACTGAGGTGCAGCCCGAAGCCCGGGGACCCCCGACCGCTGCATTCTCTCACCCGGGGACAAGCCGTGTGCACGGAGAGCTCCGAGCCCAAACCGACTGAGGAGCTTCAGACACAAG ATCCGGGCGAGCAGGAGGCTGAGATGGAAAATGTCGCCGTGGTCTCGGACCCAGGCTTCAGTTACTACCTCCCCGGCCAGACTAAGCCATACGACCCGAGGGCGGCTGCCGACGCGCAGGAGAGCATGAAAGCCAAACTCGTCGCCATCCGCAAAAAATTAGTCGAGCAG GGGCCTTGTCACATCGAGCTGCAAAGAGCCTTGGAGAAAATTGCCAAATCGCAACAGAAACTTGGAGACAAGCTGACCAGATTCTACCTCCCCAACTGTGACAAACACGGGCTTTACAAGGCCAAGCAG TGTGAATCATCTCTGGATGGCCAAAGGGGACGATGCTGGTGCGTGAACTCCTGGAATGGCAAGAAGATTTTAGGCTCCGGCGAGCTGTTGGCGGATTCCGAGTGCTCTTAA